Proteins from a genomic interval of Nostoc sp. GT001:
- a CDS encoding ThiF family adenylyltransferase encodes MLELTAYQQALPVLPRNHTRINFILVGAGGTGGFLAEDLCRIILQLQRTGKEINFTIVDGDTVELKNITRQNYQKAEIGLPKVQTLAARCSAKYGIEITAICDWFEEDMIHTTNSWNTLTVIIGCVDNSAARSKIHSVLKLNSANEPASLFWLDCGNSNHSGQVVVGTHSNFDIVQAANNPDKPKFWLHLPSPALVHPELLVPQLEEITDNNLSCAEIQARNYQSLFVNKMTSAIAAQYLLELTLTGGLKKFVSYFDLKAMSTRSLYTSIDNLKKYYMP; translated from the coding sequence ATGCTCGAATTAACTGCTTACCAACAAGCTTTACCCGTCTTACCTCGCAATCATACCCGTATCAACTTCATCTTAGTGGGAGCAGGAGGAACAGGGGGGTTTCTTGCAGAAGACTTATGTCGAATTATCCTGCAACTCCAGCGCACGGGAAAAGAAATTAACTTTACGATCGTCGATGGCGATACTGTCGAACTTAAGAATATCACCCGCCAAAATTATCAAAAAGCTGAAATTGGGCTACCAAAGGTACAAACACTGGCTGCAAGATGCAGCGCCAAGTATGGAATTGAGATTACAGCCATTTGCGACTGGTTTGAAGAAGATATGATTCACACCACCAATTCATGGAACACCCTAACAGTAATTATTGGTTGTGTGGATAACAGCGCCGCCAGGAGCAAAATTCACTCAGTTCTCAAACTGAACAGTGCAAATGAGCCAGCATCGCTATTTTGGCTGGATTGTGGAAACAGCAACCACTCCGGCCAAGTAGTAGTTGGAACGCACTCTAATTTTGATATAGTTCAAGCTGCCAATAACCCAGACAAACCTAAATTCTGGTTGCATCTTCCCTCTCCGGCGCTGGTTCACCCGGAATTGTTAGTTCCTCAACTGGAAGAGATCACAGACAATAACCTCTCATGTGCAGAAATTCAAGCACGAAATTATCAGTCGCTATTTGTCAATAAAATGACGAGTGCGATCGCAGCCCAGTACTTACTAGAATTAACCCTTACGGGAGGGTTGAAAAAGTTTGTCAGTTATTTTGACCTCAAAGCAATGTCAACCCGAAGTTTATACACAAGTATCGACAATCTGAAAAAATACTATATGCCGTAG
- a CDS encoding Mov34/MPN/PAD-1 family protein, with protein sequence MNPFIGYHFATSNNFPPYSQKLQEYWLAANGLFLRSHRRELEVCLQIAQTQVAGLQPLEPYFRLKVPKVPSQAIADIINAASINPQQEILFYLGVTNNQWWCHTPLQTASSTHVLSLESALDKSYTDGLVEIHSHGTLAAYPSSVDNQEEKGKFRVFAIIGTLNTIPTIYTRIGIYNHFFDINPNQIFELPPQVKCSN encoded by the coding sequence ATGAATCCCTTTATCGGTTATCACTTCGCTACAAGTAATAATTTTCCTCCCTACAGCCAAAAACTTCAGGAATACTGGCTGGCAGCAAATGGACTTTTCTTGCGATCGCACCGCCGCGAGTTAGAGGTTTGCTTGCAAATTGCCCAAACTCAAGTTGCTGGACTCCAACCCCTTGAACCCTACTTTCGTCTAAAAGTCCCAAAAGTCCCCAGCCAAGCGATCGCTGATATTATCAATGCTGCCAGTATCAACCCCCAACAGGAAATCCTATTCTACTTAGGAGTGACAAACAACCAATGGTGGTGTCACACGCCACTGCAAACTGCGTCTTCTACTCACGTCCTATCTTTAGAAAGCGCACTCGATAAAAGCTATACAGATGGATTAGTGGAAATACATAGTCATGGAACTCTAGCTGCTTACCCTTCAAGTGTGGACAATCAGGAAGAAAAAGGCAAATTCCGAGTGTTCGCGATCATCGGCACACTGAATACCATTCCCACAATCTATACCCGCATTGGGATATACAATCACTTTTTCGACATCAACCCTAATCAAATATTTGAACTGCCACCACAGGTAAAATGCTCGAATTAA